From the Lathyrus oleraceus cultivar Zhongwan6 chromosome 4, CAAS_Psat_ZW6_1.0, whole genome shotgun sequence genome, one window contains:
- the LOC127076718 gene encoding uclacyanin-3 has product MNTSMVASFLVLLLAFPCVFATDYTVGDANQWTQGVDYTTWTSGKTFKVGDNLVFKYGGTHQVNEVDESDYKSCSSSNTIKNYADGDSKVPLTKTGKIYFICPTPGHCTAGMKLEVNVVAASTTPTPSGTPPTTKTPTPSTTPSTTPSTTPSTPSSETNTTSPPPPKDSGAVGVSNGVGILMGSLFLALGFMG; this is encoded by the exons ATGAATACATCAATGGTGGCTTCTTTTTTAGTTTTGTTGTTGGCTTTTCCTTGTGTATTTGCAACTGATTACACTGTTGGTGATGCTAATCAATGGACTCAAGGGGTTGATTACACTACATGGACTTCTGGAAAAACATTCAAAGTTGGTGATAATTTAG TGTTCAAATATGGAGGAACTCATCAAGTGAATGAAGTTGATGAGAGTGATTACAAAAGTTGCAGTTCAAGCAACACCATAAAGAACTATGCAGATGGAGATTCAAAGGTTCCATTAACAAAAACAGGAAAAATTTACTTCATATGTCCAACACCAGGTCATTGTACTGCTGGAATGAAACTTGAAGTCAATGTTGTTGCTGCTAGCACCACCCCAACTCCAAGTGGCACCCCTCCAACAACCAAAACTCCTACTCCGTCAACAACACCATCAACAACACCATCAACCACTCCATCAACCCCATCTTCTGAGACAAATACAACTTCTCCACCACCACCAAAGGATAGTGGAGCTGTCGGTGTTTCTAATGGTGTTGGTATTTTGATGGGATCTTTGTTTTTGGCTTTGGGTTTCATGGGCTAG